A single Mustela lutreola isolate mMusLut2 chromosome X, mMusLut2.pri, whole genome shotgun sequence DNA region contains:
- the LOC131821357 gene encoding centromere protein V-like protein 3 — MRLLSNLLGNQGRWARAWKAAGAMGRVRNGASTQSRGRKRPGDPATACAAIPAMGARRPPFQVRVGSHAAGRKSAAARRDPARLRRKRWWRRTREAGSKGPLRSPKPPAPAVSSGEMDLGAQRERWETFRKRRGLSCEGAAKFLLDTFEYPGLVYHTGGCHCGAVRFAVWAPADLRVVDCSCRLCRKKQHRHFLVPASRFTLLLGAESIVTYRSHAHPALHSFCSRCGVQSFHASVSDPGVYGVAPHCLDAGTVRSVVIEEVDGGDWGEEAVKEPKAIQSASPE, encoded by the coding sequence ATGAGGCTGCTCAGTAACTTACTAGGAAACCAGGGGCGGTGGGCGCGCGCTTGGAAGGCTGCAGGCGCCATGGGCAGAGTGAGGAACGGCGCCAGCACCCAGTCGCGGGGGCGAAAGCGTCCCGGGGATCCCGCCACCGCCTGTGCAGCCATCCCGGCCATGGGCGCCCGGCGCCCCCCTTTCCAAGTCCGCGTGGGGAGCCACGCGGCGGGAAGGAAGTCGGCGGCGGCCAGGCGGGATCCCGCAAGGTTGCGGCGGAAGCGCTGGTGGCGGCGGACCCGGGAGGCAGGCTCCAAAGGCCCGCTGCGATCCCCGAAGCCCCCGGCGCCCGCCGTGTCCTCTGGCGAGATGGACCTGGGCGCGCAGCGGGAGCGCTGGGAGACGTTCAGGAAGCGGCGGGGCCTCAGCTGCGAGGGCGCCGCCAAGTTCCTGCTGGACACCTTCGAGTACCCAGGCCTGGTGTATCACACCGGAGGCTGCCACTGCGGCGCGGTCCGCTTCGCCGTCTGGGCCCCCGCAGACCTGCGCGTGGTGGATTGCAGCTGCAGGCTGTGCAGGAAGAAGCAGCACCGACACTTTCTCGTCCCGGCCTCGCGCTTCACTCTCCTGCTGGGCGCCGAGAGCATAGTCACCTATCGATCCCACGCGCACCCGGCGCTGCACAGCTTCTGCAGCAGGTGCGGGGTGCAGAGTTTCCACGCCTCTGTCTCTGACCCCGGCGTGTATGGCGTCGCCCCGCACTGCCTGGACGCCGGCACCGTGCGCAGTGTGGTCATCGAGGAGGTCGACGGTGGCGACTGGGGGGAGGAGGCCGTGAAGGAGCCCAAGGCCATCCAGAGCGCGTCCCCCGAGTga